One segment of Prionailurus bengalensis isolate Pbe53 chromosome X, Fcat_Pben_1.1_paternal_pri, whole genome shotgun sequence DNA contains the following:
- the LOC122477522 gene encoding wiskott-Aldrich syndrome protein homolog 1-like has product MLTALTWSGAAGKATPAKVVTLAGSCAFKPRSLSGKPTPALEGREAPERPLFSALPLPRPRPRPFSPPRLGCPAASRPAVTLPPAALLERESDERATAMVPPAAQPWSPPKEPARAAASLPAARCLRASSPCPGPAAAAPPASARHAARRH; this is encoded by the exons ATGTTGACAGCGTTGACCTGGAGCGGAGCTGCCGGAAAGGCAACCCCAGCGAAAG TTGTGACCCTAGCCGGGAGCTGTGCCTTTAAGCCGCGTTCCCTATCGGGGAAACCGACGCCAGCACTCGAGGGTCGGGAGGCTCCTGAGAGGCCCCTCTTTTCtgcactccccctcccccgcccccgcccccgccccttctcccctccccgcctcggcTGTCCGGCCGCCTCGCGGCCAGCCGTCACCTTGCCGCCTGCCGCACTCCTGGAGCGAGAGAGCGACGAGCGAGCCACGGCGATGGTGCCGCCCGCGGCGCAGCCATGGAGCCCGCCCAAGGAGCCCGCGCGCGCCGCTGCCAGCCTGCCCGCAGCCCGCTGCCTGCGCGCCAGCTCCCCGTGTCCCGGGCCAGCTGCTGCCGCCCCGCCGGCCTCTGCCCGCCACGCCGCCCGGCGCCACTGA